The Streptomyces sp. NBC_00597 DNA segment AATGACCGATCGCTCGGTCGCCGCTTCCTGCACGCTCGGCTCCTCCTCGCTCCTCCCGCTCCTGGGTACCGGTCTGTCCGCGATTTCCGCTGACAGCCCTGCCCTGCTGGCTGCGCCCTCCGCGCTCCTGGCGAGCGTGCGGAATGAGCGACCGACCCAGGCACCGGTGGCAGTACTGGAAGCCCAGGCGCATGGCGCCTATGGGTTTGCGGCCGCAGCCGGTGCCGGATCCAAGACGCAGACGAAGCAGACGAAGCAGCAGCACCACCTGATGTGGGCCTTCCGTGGGCTCGAACCCTGGAGTGATCCAGCCTGATTCCAAGATCAGGCCGGCGCCTTCAGGGCCGCGGAACCCCACCCGGGATCCGCGGCCCTTCTGTTTGCCCCCGAACGGGGGCGACGGCACGAAGGAGCCTCGGGACTGGCAAGACCAGGTACCAGCCGCCCCCGGCCGAACCCGGCCGGAACGACTAGCCAACCAAGACGAGGAAGAAAACACCGTGCAACTCGAAGCGCACGCCCCGTCCGTACCGCAGACCCAGACGATCTCCCCGCCCGCAGTCCCGGAGGACTCCACCTTGACTCCCCTCACCGCGCTGACCGCGCTCGACGACGCCATCGAGAACCTCGGCGTACCCGTCGCCTGCCGTACCTACGACCCCGAGGTCTTCTTCGCCGAGTCCCCGGCCGACGTCGAGTACGCCAAGTCCCTGTGCGCCACCTGCCCGCTGGTCGAGGCCTGCCTCGCCGGTGCG contains these protein-coding regions:
- a CDS encoding WhiB family transcriptional regulator; its protein translation is MQLEAHAPSVPQTQTISPPAVPEDSTLTPLTALTALDDAIENLGVPVACRTYDPEVFFAESPADVEYAKSLCATCPLVEACLAGAVERREPWGVWGGELFVQGVVVARKRPRGRPRKNPVVAA